The proteins below are encoded in one region of Toxoplasma gondii ME49 chromosome IV, whole genome shotgun sequence:
- a CDS encoding hypothetical protein (encoded by transcript TGME49_319510): MGAGLSSHAGAGKKPRAESLGGERQNSPASREHVVSAVVNVPSSSGMNHVVLFGSDFVNNFAVLPPRSAGAASPPGADLRMQTSLSSLPRQGDSSLSGEPSAPTVSNEGTVAAGQAARGESLFVAEARGDSRPVGEGDATGEAWVASRVLEQKKEFFADMRRHLKSALVEQMDVLKQGLRACPLTAAAASVASATAEASLRQVAKALPEDSTVSPFDDQPDARDFQRPVCHDEQLAVLRCYNRQSMRRESEGNADYLSCHSMVADLRACSERATQLGPLVRPQN, encoded by the exons atgGGTGCAGGTCTCTCGTCTCACGCCGGCGCTGGAAAAAAGCCGAGAGCCGAGAGCCtcgggggagagagacagaactcGCCTGCGAGCAGAGAACACGTTGTCTCTGCTGTTGTCAATGtcccctcttcctcgggAATGAACCACGTTGTCCTTTTCGGAAGCGACTTCGTCAACAACTTTGCGGTTTTGCCCCCGCGCTCTGCTGGCGCCGCGTCTCCACCTGGCGCCGAtctacgcatgcagactTCTCTCAGCTCGCTCCCTCGCCAGGGCGACTCGTCTTTATCAG gcgAGCCTTCGGCTCCGACCGTGAGCAACGAGGGAACTGTGGCCGCTGGGCAGGCCGCGCGGGGagagtctctcttcgtcgcggaggcgagaggagacagtcgacCGGTTGGCGAGGGCGACGCCACAGGCGAGGCTTGGGTCGCATCCCGCGTGCTtgaacagaaaaaggagttCTTTGCAGACATGCGAAGGCACTTGAAATCTGCCCTTGTCGAGCAAATGGATGTTCTAAAGCAAGGCTTGCGAGCATGTCCCTTGACAGCTGCTGCGGCCTCCGTGGCGTCTGCCACCGCCGAGGCTTCTCTCCGTCAAGTCGCGAAGGCTCTTCCAGAAGACTCAacggtgtctcctttcgacGACCAGCCGGACGCGCGCGACTTTCAGCGTCCTGTGTGTCACGATGAACAACTCGCAGTGCTGCGGTGCTACAACAGACAGAGCatgcggagagaaagcgaagggaACGCAGACTACCTTTCTTGCCACAGCATGGTCGCCGAtctgcgcgcatgcagcgagcgCGCCACGCAGCTCGGACCCCTCGTTCGACCTCAGAACTAA